One window of the Salvia miltiorrhiza cultivar Shanhuang (shh) unplaced genomic scaffold, IMPLAD_Smil_shh original_scaffold_358, whole genome shotgun sequence genome contains the following:
- the LOC131004237 gene encoding uncharacterized protein LOC131004237: protein MHSLNFRAVTDLNSLSLPSRLSSSSIVKDCNLRLNRTVACSTSAQGSGSAQDSNQRSVFSRTETYALLKQQLEVAAKSEDYKEAARLRDSLKVFEDEEPVLRLQRLLKEAIGEERFEDAASYRDELKEIAPHFLLKCSSDATTLGIRVQVRSVYIEGRSQPSKGLHFFAYRIRITNNSDRAVQLLRRHWIITDANGKTESVHGIGVIGEQPVILPNTSFEYSSACPLSTPSGRMEGDYEMEHVDKLSGRTFNVVIAPFSLSTFGDGVDNI from the exons ATGCACAGTCTGAATTTTAGGGCGGTTACGGATCTCAACTCGTTGTCGCTGCCGAGTCGACTCAGTAGTAGTAGCATTGTCAAAGATTGCAACTTGCGGCTGAACCGTACCGTGGCTTGCAGTACATCCGCTCAGGGTTCAGGTTCGGCTCAGGACTCGAATCAGAGGTCGGTTTTCTCTCGAACCGAAACGTATGCGTTGCTGAAGCAGCAGCTGGAAGTAGCTGCCAAATCCGAG GATTACAAAGAAGCTGCTAGACTTCGTGATTCCTTGAAAGTATTTGAGGATGAAGAGCCAGTTTTGCGTCTCCAAAGATTGTTAAAAGAGGCCATTGGGGAGGAAAGATTTGAG GATGCAGCTAGTTATCGTGATGAGCTAAAGGAGATTGCACCTCATTTTCTCTTGAAGTGCTCAAGTGATGCAACAACCTTG GGCATCAGAGTTCAAGTTAGGAGTGTTTACATTGAAGGTCGAAGCCAGCCTTCAAAAGGTCTTCATTTTTTTGCATATAGGATTAGAATAACCAACAATTCAGATCGTGCTGTACAACTTCTTAGAAGGCATTGGATTATAACTGACGCCAATGGGAAAACTGAGAGTGTCCA TGGCATCGGGGTGATAGGCGAACAACCTGTTATACTTCCCAATACTAGTTTCGAGTATTCATCTGCTTGTCCATTGAGTACACCTAGTGGAAGAATG GAGGGTGACTATGAGATGGAGCATGTCGATAAACTAAGTGGTCGAACATTCAACGTGGTAATTGCCCCCTTTTCTCTTTCAACATTTGGAGATGGCGTCGATAATATTTGA